A segment of the Centropristis striata isolate RG_2023a ecotype Rhode Island chromosome 15, C.striata_1.0, whole genome shotgun sequence genome:
CAGGGTGAGAAACAGTATAAAGTAGGATGCTCAGACCTCCCACTTGCTGCAAGGTAGAACGTTTAAACTGATGGGCTCTCAGGTATACCTATGGGAGGAGTGGGCAGGGGAGCCATTAGAATGGGGGAGAAAACCGTTGTAGTCAGGGCAGCTGTTGTAGCATGGCGGGTTCTCCAGCTCGGAAGGAGATCCAATACTGTTGCTGGACGAGTCATCCATGGAGGGATCCTGCAAAACACAACAGCTTCAGCCTAAATCCATTCTCTGACAACAGTTATCCAGTTAAACCAAGTCAAATTAGTAAAATGGTATTTATTTTGTGGAAATCATAGTGATGTTgagaaatgtaccttttgttgcAGGATGTAAAGAGAAGTTACAGCATTTACTCCATTGTGCTCTGTCCGTTTTGGAAGCCCACCATCTGTGGCAAAGCACGAAACATTTGACTGTCATTCAAACACATTTCTAATTTCTCTTCAAGTCTCAGTGAAGATTTGTCAATGACTTTTTTCATTAACTGTGGTCACAGTGGAATATTAATTCACTTTAACAATACCATACCTGTGTGATTGATTGGTGAGTGGTCAGAGTGGTCATGTAACCTGGAGAGAGGCTTTCTggctggatgttttttttttctaagaaaGATAAAATGATATCAGTGCATTAACGTTATGTTTTCCTAAAATCAGCTTTGTGCTACTTAGGGTTGTTTGTTTGCAGTTCATACTTTTTGGAAGGCGTCCAGCAGGCACATATTGTTACCAAagtgatgaggaggaagatgcCCCCAGTGGAGAGGATGATATAGAGGGAACTTCTTCCTGGTAAGATATGTAAAACTACAGTGAATGAATGTTAAAAGTGAATATAAGAACACAAGAAAGGATTTCACAGAACAGGATTGTTGAATATACTCAGTCAGAATAAaactcaacattttaattttctcagggaagggctcattttaactacttaatatactgttataaggtttaattttaagaaatgtctaatcactttaattttatcatgtttttaaagcTAAATCTTgagctgaaaagtaactaaagctgccagaTAAATttagttgagtaaaaagtacaacatttgcctcaaaatgtggtgaagtagaagtataaagttacatgaaatggaaatactcaagttcctcaaaactgcacttaagtacaatacttagttccattccaccactgaatattgCTTCTTTTAACTCTCAAAACACAATGTCAGTCTGTTGGTCAGTCCACCACCAGTCCAGACTGGAGTATCTCAACAacttttgttatatatatatatatatatatgacaccCGTGGTGCATAGAGAATGGATATAGAACATCTCTTTGATTCCCCAGACTTTGGCAATCCCCCACTTATCCTCTAGCACCACCATGAGGTTAACATTTGTAATTGTGAGTGAAAAATCTTAACAACTATTGGTTTGAACGCCATTACATTGGGTGAACACATTTATACATCCATAATAACTCATCATTTTGACTTCTGGGTCTGATAGAATTTGAAAACTGAAATGTATGGACAGCATGGTAGTGTTCTCTTGAGTTGATAACAGATGAACCTTGTATCCATGCCACTGTGCCTAGCATTAACTCTTGTTAAACCATTAACTAAAACCACATCACTTACTGTAAACAGTCAGTCTCATAGGCAAGCTTGTCATATTGCCCACAGGATTCTCCACTGTGCAGCTGTAGATGTCGTCATCTGCCATCAACACCCGTGTTATGGTCAAGAGCTTCTGGTCAGATGACAACACGAACCTCGTCACATTGGTCAGTGGTTTTCCACCTTTGAACCACCTGTATGTAGTCCTAGTTCCATTGTCATGGGAGCAATTGAGAACGACGTTTTGGCTGAGCTCCAATACTGATGCCGACTCCATGTCAATATAAGGCCTGGATATAGACTCTGGAGATAGGCCACAGTAGATACAGTTTTTtaagtagaataaaaacatgcttttctgATGCAGTGTTTGATGCAGTATAATATGTTGACCCTGAGGTCTGAGGTCTGAAacacaatcatttcagaaacaaATCAAACCCAAGACAAACAACTGCCTAGTATAGGAGATTATTTGAAGGATAAGCACTTTTATCAACATACTGTCCTTTGCTCTGCCAAGTGAGCTATTGAAGTGGTTCAGCCTCTGCATGGAATTTGAAAAGACTCAACATAATATATGCTTAAACAAGAACACATTGGGCACCAATGAAAAGTAGCCCCTTGGAGTCTGAATTGAACCAGCGACCTAAGGATGACTACTATTACCAACCTACAGTcctccgctctaccaactgatctATTGAAGGGAGCAAGCTGTGTCTGATGGTTCAGCCTTTGCATGGATCCACATTGTCTGATTAAATCAAGCGATGGAAAACAATTCTACAGTCctctgctctaccaactgagctttCGAAGGGAGCAACATGCTCCCATTGGTTCAGCCTCTGCATGGATGTTGAAATTGATGCTAACCAAAGTTGTTTTACAAAGACTCATTATACCATTCATGATGAAAAAATCACCAAGCATGTGCTTAAAATTATTTCAGAAGACATATagtggatgatgatgatgatcattcCTTACATcagatgaaatgatgaaatgaaacaCAGAGCTCTGGAAATGAGGTACTTTGACATCTTTTCATTCTGAATCAGAACCAATGAAAAGTAACTCCTTCGAGCCGTAGTTGAACCAGCGACCTAAGGGTGACTTCTATCATCAATCTACAGTcctccgctctaccaactgagctatcGAAGGGAGCGCTCAGTGGTCCAACCTCTGCATGGATGCTGAAACTAATGCTGAGCAAAGTTTATTTAGAGTCTAGAAGAGTCTAGTCATCAAAAATCAAATTGAACATGAGTCTCAGTTAAACTTGAACTTGTTATCTTACCATCCACAGTGAGCGTGATGCTGCCCTCTCCTGTAAAGGTATCATCTGTGATGGAGATTTCCACGTCGTAGGTTCCATCATCAGAGAGTCTGAGGTTGTGGAGAAGCAGAGTCCCATTCTCAAATACCAGGATGCGATCGCGA
Coding sequences within it:
- the LOC131987260 gene encoding hepatic and glial cell adhesion molecule-like; the protein is MKAEKEAPSKAKIISLILLLMCLVSFNSGGVLAVNMTIPSTLIRGAVGGEALLSVRYTSFSLDLPVIKWQLKREKSVTVVQSIGTDIIGTLRPEYRDRILVFENGTLLLHNLRLSDDGTYDVEISITDDTFTGEGSITLTVDESISRPYIDMESASVLELSQNVVLNCSHDNGTRTTYRWFKGGKPLTNVTRFVLSSDQKLLTITRVLMADDDIYSCTVENPVGNMTSLPMRLTVYRRSSLYIILSTGGIFLLITLVTICACWTPSKKKKKHPARKPLSRLHDHSDHSPINHTDGGLPKRTEHNGVNAVTSLYILQQKDPSMDDSSSNSIGSPSELENPPCYNSCPDYNGFLPHSNGSPAHSSHRYT